A window of Silurus meridionalis isolate SWU-2019-XX chromosome 4, ASM1480568v1, whole genome shotgun sequence contains these coding sequences:
- the s100t gene encoding S100 calcium binding protein T: MSNLNSENATTLESAMQLMIQTFHKYSGNEGDKYTLSKSELKDLLTQELGNYLGNAQDKDAVEKVMGDLDSNNDGEVDFTEFVILVGALTVACNDFFQEFNTEKGAKKE, translated from the exons ATGTCTAACCTGAACTCGGAGAACGCCACCACCCTGGAGAGCGCCATGCAGCTGATGATCCAGACCTTTCACAAGTACTCTGGTAATGAAGGGGACAAATACACACTTAGTAAGAGTGAGCTCAAAGATTTGCTTACCCAAGAGCTAGGAAACTATCTGGGG AATGCACAGGACAAGGATGCTGTAGAGAAGGTGATGGGTGACCTGGACTCGAACAATGATGGCGAGGTGGACTTTACAGAGTTTGTCATCCTGGTCGGTGCGCTCACCGTGGCCTGCAATGACTTCTTTCAGGAGTTCAATACAGAGAAAGGTGCTAAAAAGGAGTAG
- the chrnb2 gene encoding neuronal acetylcholine receptor subunit beta-2 — protein sequence MAVWTALCILLATAASSKGADTEERLVEHLLNPAHYNKLIRPATNGSELVTVQLMVSLAQLISVHEREQIMTTNVWLTQEWQDYRLTWDPDKFDGMKKVRLPSKHIWLPDVVLYNNADGMYEVSFYSNAVVSYDGSVFWLPPAIYKSACKIEVKHFPFDQQNCTLSFRSWTYDRTEVDLVLRADVASMDDFTPSGEWDIIALPGRRNENPSDPAYVAITYDFIIRRKPLFYTINLIIPCVLITSLAILVFYLPSDCGEKMTLCISVLLALTVFLLLISKIVPPTSLDVPLVGKYLMFTMVLVTFSIVTSVCVLNVHHRSPTTHTMPPWVRVVFLDKLPALLFMRQPRNSSERQKLRQRRRANEKLGISGQESGEACTCYVNRASVKQFGGEAGESGGESTEGLNGLRDGGREGTSALPRARQQPPAALPQGLLGQACPGFDEAVEGVRFIASHMKCEDDDRSVSEDWKYVAMVIDRLFLWIFIFVCVFGTVGMFLQPLFQNSSKAIINTPG from the exons GTAGCAAAGGAGCTGACACAGAGGAGCGTCTGGTTGAACATCTCCTAAATCCTGCTCACTACAACAAACTGATTCGACCAGCAACAAATGGCTCAGAGTTGGTAACTGTGCAGCTGATGGTCTCACTGGCACAGCTAATCAGCGTG CATGAGAGAGAACAGATCATGACCACTAACGTCTGGCTCACTCAG GAGTGGCAGGACTACCGTCTCACATGGGACCCTGATAAATTTGACGGAATGAAGAAGGTCCGTCTTCCCTCTAAACACATCTGGCTGCCAGATGTAGTCCTCTACAACAA TGCTGATGGGATGTATGAAGTGTCCTTCTACTCCAACGCTGTGGTCTCCTATGACGGCAGCGTGTTCTGGCTGCCACCAGCAATTTACAAGAGTGCCTGCAAGATCGAGGTGAAACACTTCCCGTTCGACCAGCAGAACTGTACACTTAGTTTTCGCTCGTGGACATACGACCGCACTGAAGTGGACCTGGTGTTGAGAGCCGATGTGGCCAGCATGGACGACTTCACACCAAGTGGAGAATGGGACATCATTGCACTGCCTGGGCGCCGCAATGAGAATCCATCAGACCCAGCCTACGTGGCCATCACCTATGATTTCATCATCCGCCGCAAGCCACTGTTTTACACCATCAACCTGATAATCCCATGTGTGCTGATTACGTCACTGGCTATTCTGGTGTTCTACCTACCTTCAGACTGTGGTGAGAAGATGACGCTATGCATATCCGTGCTGCTAGCGCTCACGGTTTTCTTGCTGCTCATCTCCAAGATTGTGCCACCTACATCTTTGGATGTGCCACTTGTGGGAAAGTACCTGATGTTCACTATGGTGCTTGTTACCTTCTCCATTGTCACTAGTGTGTGCGTGCTCAATGTGCACCACCGTTCACCCACTACCCACACTATGCCACCATGGGTCAGAGTGGTCTTTCTTGATAAGCTCCCTGCCCTACTCTTTATGAGACAGCCCAGGAACAGCAGCGAGCGTCAAAAGCTACGGCAACGCCGGCGTGCCAACGAGAAACTCGGCATCTCTGGTCAGGAGAGTGGCGAGGCATGTACGTGCTATGTCAATCGGGCTTCGGTCAAGCAGTTTGGAGGAGAGGCAGGTGAAAGTGGTGGCGAGTCCACAGAGGGATTGAATGGTCTAAGGGACGGAGGGCGTGAGGGCACCTCGGCTTTGCCACGGGCAAGGCAGCAGCCTCCTGCTGCTCTTCCCCAGGGCCTCCTGGGCCAGGCATGTCCAGGCTTTGATGAAGCGGTAGAGGGAGTGCGCTTCATTGCCAGCCACATGAAGTGTGAAGATGATGATCGCAGC GTGAGTGAGGACTGGAAATATGTTGCCATGGTGATCGATCGCCTCTTTctctggatcttcatctttgtgtgtgtctttggcACAGTAGGAATGTTCCTGCAGCCGCTCTTTCAGAACTCGTCCAAAGCTATCATCAACACTCCTGGCTGA